One Laribacter hongkongensis DSM 14985 DNA window includes the following coding sequences:
- a CDS encoding DUF4124 domain-containing protein, whose translation MTWTTHAAPIYKHIDTDGQVTYTNTPANDRQIIRLAPAAPRARTPVTPRGDGTAAASRPVSQQQTLSTRDQQRRRILNEEFANESRALDNARQQLQQARQRTGLPAAELRELEAQVTEREKNLHALRQELGS comes from the coding sequence ATGACATGGACCACCCATGCGGCACCGATCTACAAGCATATCGACACTGACGGACAGGTCACCTATACCAACACGCCGGCCAATGACCGCCAGATCATCCGGCTGGCACCCGCAGCGCCCAGGGCGCGGACACCGGTCACACCCAGGGGCGACGGCACGGCAGCAGCATCCCGCCCGGTCAGCCAGCAACAGACGCTGTCGACACGGGACCAGCAGCGCCGGCGCATCCTCAATGAAGAATTCGCCAATGAAAGCCGGGCACTGGACAACGCCCGCCAGCAGTTGCAACAGGCACGCCAGCGTACCGGACTGCCTGCGGCCGAACTGCGGGAGCTGGAAGCACAAGTCACCGAACGGGAGAAAAACCTGCATGCGCTGCGCCAGGAACTTGGCAGTTAA
- a CDS encoding autotransporter strand-loop-strand O-heptosyltransferase, translating to MSDPSAFVAPASIPVREAPHGIRFDFNHGARVHLPPGDWQVRLSDARTHNTLFDTRLAEGWVTSSKRYFVPFRIEVWQAGQLVFTHRLDLAGQDVLVQFPVGTLGDVLGWFPYAARFAGQHGCRLTCSMAPGLIGLLADSYPDIRFVPPDELDTSVFYASYYLGLFFGDDEGCYQPADFRLVGLHRTAAHILGVDDQEEPARIRLPDDSRPIAEPYACIAVQSTTQCKYWNHPTGWLEVVRHLRNQGLRVVCIDQKACHGAGLTWTTLPHGCEDLTGDRPLPERARYLRHAACFVGLSSGLAWLAWTMGTPVVMISGFTHPQNEFRTPFRIFNHHTCNSCWNDGRLTFDHSDFFWCPRHRDTPRQFECSRLIQPEQVIDALNRIPVEATIRPQVRRLA from the coding sequence ATGTCCGACCCCTCTGCTTTTGTTGCGCCTGCCTCCATTCCCGTGCGGGAAGCCCCGCACGGTATCCGTTTTGATTTCAACCACGGCGCCCGGGTGCATCTGCCTCCCGGAGACTGGCAGGTGCGCCTGTCCGACGCCCGGACCCACAACACCCTGTTTGACACCCGGCTGGCCGAAGGCTGGGTCACCAGCAGCAAGCGCTATTTCGTACCGTTCCGGATCGAGGTGTGGCAGGCCGGACAGCTGGTATTCACGCACCGGCTCGATCTGGCCGGACAGGACGTACTGGTGCAGTTTCCGGTCGGTACGCTCGGAGACGTGCTGGGCTGGTTTCCTTATGCCGCGCGTTTTGCCGGCCAGCACGGTTGCCGGCTGACCTGCTCGATGGCTCCCGGACTGATCGGCCTGCTGGCAGACAGTTACCCGGACATCCGCTTTGTGCCGCCGGACGAACTGGATACCTCGGTTTTTTATGCCAGCTACTATCTCGGCCTGTTTTTTGGCGACGACGAAGGCTGCTACCAGCCGGCCGATTTCCGGCTGGTGGGCCTGCACCGTACGGCAGCGCATATCCTGGGTGTGGACGACCAGGAAGAGCCGGCGCGGATCAGGCTGCCGGATGACAGCCGTCCGATTGCCGAACCCTATGCCTGTATCGCGGTACAAAGCACCACGCAATGCAAGTACTGGAACCATCCCACCGGTTGGCTGGAGGTAGTCCGGCATTTGCGCAATCAAGGGCTACGGGTGGTGTGCATCGACCAGAAGGCCTGTCATGGCGCCGGCCTGACGTGGACCACCCTGCCGCATGGCTGCGAAGACCTCACCGGAGACCGCCCGCTGCCTGAGCGGGCCCGCTATCTGCGGCATGCCGCCTGTTTTGTCGGGCTTTCCAGCGGGCTGGCCTGGCTCGCCTGGACGATGGGCACTCCGGTCGTGATGATCAGCGGCTTTACGCATCCACAGAACGAATTCCGGACACCGTTCCGCATCTTCAACCATCACACCTGCAACAGCTGCTGGAACGATGGGCGCCTGACATTCGACCATTCGGATTTTTTCTGGTGTCCGCGCCACCGGGATACCCCGCGGCAGTTCGAGTGTTCGCGACTGATCCAGCCGGAGCAGGTGATTGATGCCCTGAACCGCATTCCCGTTGAGGCCACGATCCGGCCACAGGTCCGGAGGTTGGCATGA